One genomic region from Vannielia litorea encodes:
- a CDS encoding tetratricopeptide repeat protein — translation MKQLLLAAALLAASPVLADEEHGTLNPDEMTWQRFLDRADEGETGMVLCSMGYALTKSGDHTSARKLFENCAAAGYTGAMTWMSQLDNNGLGAPENPDTAAEWDRKAAEAGDPVGQFNYGLDLIRGHGVARDEARGRALVDEAAEAGLKVARQLQQGDYDPRTVTPDADEWKNAPLF, via the coding sequence ATGAAACAGCTATTGCTCGCCGCCGCCCTGCTCGCCGCCAGCCCTGTTCTGGCCGATGAAGAGCACGGCACGCTGAACCCCGATGAGATGACCTGGCAGCGTTTTCTCGACCGCGCCGACGAGGGCGAGACCGGCATGGTGCTCTGCTCGATGGGCTATGCCCTCACCAAGTCCGGGGATCATACCTCTGCCCGCAAGCTCTTCGAGAATTGCGCCGCCGCCGGATATACCGGCGCGATGACCTGGATGAGCCAGCTCGACAACAATGGCCTTGGCGCACCGGAAAACCCCGATACCGCCGCCGAGTGGGACAGGAAGGCCGCAGAGGCCGGCGACCCGGTGGGCCAGTTCAACTATGGGCTCGACCTGATCCGGGGTCACGGCGTTGCCCGCGACGAGGCTCGTGGCCGCGCGCTTGTGGATGAGGCCGCCGAGGCCGGGCTCAAGGTGGCACGCCAGTTGCAGCAGGGCGATTACGACCCGCGCACCGTCACGCCCGACGCCGACGAATGGAAAAACGCGCCGCTCTTCTGA
- a CDS encoding ABC transporter substrate-binding protein: MRAFLALVAGLWATAATATEADTLSVKVTYLRVETPEPPTLSNLEARPEDLGRAGAELGLADNATTGSFLGQTYALETVSVPEGESPLDAARAALVASPYLVIDAPADALTAIADLPEAQAALLFNATAEDDALRSEGCRANLLHTAASLSMRSDALMQFFAMRRWAEIAMIEGPRPEDTAFAAALRASATKFGLEIGAEKSWAFYADMRRNASAEVPLFTQELGDYDALLVADETHDFGRYVEFNTWLPRPVTGSEGLVPVAWAPVIEQWGAAQLQSRFTEAAGRPMAPEDYAAWAAIRTLGEAVTRTSTTDPAAIRAYVLGDSFELAGFKGRPMSFRPWNGQLRQPIALAHARALVATAPLEGFLHQVNELDTLGIDAPESACAAFGG; encoded by the coding sequence ATGCGCGCATTTCTGGCTCTCGTCGCCGGGCTCTGGGCCACGGCTGCAACCGCGACCGAGGCGGATACGCTCTCGGTCAAGGTCACCTATCTGCGGGTCGAAACACCCGAACCCCCGACGCTCTCCAACCTCGAAGCCCGGCCCGAAGACCTTGGCCGCGCAGGGGCTGAATTGGGGCTCGCCGACAACGCCACCACCGGCAGTTTCCTCGGGCAGACATACGCGCTGGAGACCGTCTCGGTGCCCGAGGGTGAAAGCCCGTTGGACGCCGCCCGCGCGGCGCTGGTCGCCTCGCCCTACCTCGTCATCGATGCACCAGCTGACGCACTCACCGCCATCGCCGACCTGCCAGAGGCGCAAGCCGCGCTCCTGTTCAACGCCACGGCAGAAGACGATGCCCTGCGCAGCGAGGGCTGCCGCGCCAACCTGCTGCACACCGCCGCCTCGCTATCCATGCGCAGCGACGCGCTGATGCAGTTCTTCGCCATGCGCCGCTGGGCCGAAATTGCCATGATCGAGGGCCCCCGCCCCGAGGATACCGCCTTCGCCGCCGCGCTGCGGGCCTCCGCCACCAAGTTCGGGCTGGAGATCGGCGCCGAGAAGAGCTGGGCCTTCTATGCCGACATGCGCCGCAACGCCTCCGCCGAGGTGCCGCTCTTCACCCAAGAGCTGGGCGACTATGACGCGCTGCTGGTCGCCGATGAAACCCATGATTTTGGCCGTTACGTCGAGTTCAACACATGGCTCCCCCGCCCCGTCACCGGCTCCGAAGGGCTTGTTCCAGTCGCATGGGCGCCGGTGATCGAGCAATGGGGCGCGGCACAGCTGCAATCGCGCTTTACCGAGGCTGCAGGCCGCCCGATGGCACCCGAGGATTACGCAGCCTGGGCCGCGATCCGCACTCTGGGCGAGGCTGTTACCCGCACCAGCACGACCGATCCGGCGGCGATTCGCGCCTATGTGCTGGGCGACAGCTTCGAGCTGGCAGGCTTCAAAGGGCGGCCCATGTCGTTCCGCCCGTGGAACGGCCAGCTGCGCCAGCCCATCGCCCTCGCCCATGCCCGCGCCCTCGTGGCCACCGCGCCGCTGGAGGGCTTCCTGCATCAAGTCAACGAGTTGGACACGCTGGGGATCGACGCCCCCGAGTCCGCCTGCGCCGCTTTCGGAGGTTAA
- a CDS encoding TAXI family TRAP transporter solute-binding subunit: MIRTTILGGMLALAPLAASAQATLTAETTTPGSTPHYIDSTLAAVLDSAGVATMQITEGATLTNSVQAVAEGRLDMAPAPLILPFLLSRGIGPYSGVGPEKGAELASNIRVIFFNAGSAQLLGYYNSNPIEDIRDMSGKRIWNGPPRGAALTSGRAMIQLLSGAKDGEDYEGVQTPWPDTVSTITGGSVDAWTIPEGLPSGREISLAAAGGITIHDVPSDLLASELGQQIMAAPGHAPYSVPIEDFRKAYEGNDITVVVDDDSFDSFATAFGQIVPATLDEQLVYDITKAYLEGKDRFINGSPRGPFAMMSFGDIDGVSQGACGAVQIKMHPGAIRAFEDAGHSIADCLRP; the protein is encoded by the coding sequence ATGATTCGGACGACGATTCTCGGCGGCATGCTGGCGCTGGCGCCGCTGGCCGCATCCGCACAGGCCACGCTCACGGCAGAAACCACCACCCCCGGCTCGACGCCGCATTACATCGACTCGACGCTCGCCGCCGTGCTCGACAGCGCCGGTGTGGCGACGATGCAGATCACCGAAGGGGCCACGCTCACCAACTCGGTGCAGGCCGTGGCCGAAGGGCGGCTCGACATGGCGCCCGCGCCGCTGATCCTGCCCTTCCTGCTGTCGCGCGGGATTGGCCCTTACAGCGGGGTCGGCCCGGAGAAGGGGGCAGAACTGGCCTCGAACATCCGGGTGATCTTCTTCAACGCAGGCTCGGCGCAGTTGCTGGGCTACTACAACAGCAACCCGATCGAAGACATTCGCGATATGTCGGGCAAGCGCATCTGGAACGGCCCGCCGCGCGGCGCGGCGCTCACCTCCGGGCGGGCGATGATACAGTTGCTTTCGGGCGCGAAGGACGGCGAGGACTATGAGGGCGTGCAGACGCCGTGGCCCGATACCGTCTCGACTATCACCGGCGGGTCGGTGGATGCATGGACCATCCCCGAAGGCCTGCCCTCTGGCCGCGAGATCTCACTGGCAGCCGCTGGCGGTATCACCATCCACGATGTGCCCTCCGACCTGCTCGCCAGCGAATTGGGCCAGCAGATCATGGCCGCGCCGGGCCATGCGCCCTATTCGGTGCCGATCGAGGATTTCCGCAAGGCCTATGAGGGCAATGACATCACCGTCGTGGTGGATGATGACAGCTTCGACAGCTTCGCCACCGCCTTCGGCCAGATCGTGCCCGCCACGCTGGACGAGCAACTCGTCTATGACATCACCAAGGCCTATCTCGAAGGCAAGGACCGGTTCATCAACGGCTCGCCGCGCGGACCCTTTGCGATGATGAGCTTCGGCGATATCGACGGTGTCAGCCAAGGTGCTTGCGGGGCCGTGCAGATCAAGATGCACCCCGGCGCGATCCGCGCGTTCGAGGATGCCGGGCACAGCATCGCCGATTGCCTGCGCCCCTGA
- a CDS encoding YVTN family beta-propeller repeat protein: MLRHALALSLLPFAANAAEIWVTNEKDDTISVIDIETLEVTRTIPTGERPRGITFSHDYSVVYICASDSDSVQVMDPETGEILHDLPSGEDPEQFVLHPDNKHLYIANEDDAITTVVDVESRKVVAQINVGIEPEGMAVSPDGALAITTSETTNMAHWIDTETREIVANTLVDSRPRHAEFTEDGAELWVSAEIGGTVSIFDVESKAEKAKIDFEIKGVHPDKVQPVGFEFAEGDTHAFVALGPANHVAVVNMESYEVEEYILVGRRVWHMDFSPDKSQLFTTNGVSGDVTVIDVASREPIKSIKVGRYPWGAALRP, from the coding sequence ATGTTGCGCCACGCTCTCGCACTCTCGCTGCTCCCCTTCGCGGCCAATGCCGCCGAGATCTGGGTCACAAACGAGAAGGATGACACCATCAGCGTCATCGACATCGAAACTCTCGAGGTCACCCGCACCATCCCCACCGGCGAGCGCCCCCGCGGGATCACCTTCAGCCACGATTACTCGGTGGTCTACATTTGCGCCTCCGACAGCGACTCGGTGCAGGTTATGGACCCTGAAACCGGCGAGATCCTGCATGATCTGCCTTCGGGCGAAGACCCCGAGCAGTTCGTGCTGCACCCCGACAACAAGCACCTCTACATCGCCAACGAGGATGACGCGATCACCACGGTCGTCGACGTGGAGAGCCGCAAGGTCGTAGCCCAGATCAACGTGGGCATCGAGCCCGAGGGCATGGCCGTCTCGCCCGATGGGGCGCTTGCAATCACCACCTCCGAAACCACCAACATGGCCCATTGGATCGATACAGAGACCCGCGAGATCGTGGCCAACACGCTGGTTGATAGCCGCCCTCGCCATGCCGAGTTCACTGAGGATGGCGCCGAGCTATGGGTGAGCGCCGAGATCGGCGGCACGGTCAGCATCTTCGACGTTGAGAGCAAGGCGGAGAAGGCCAAGATCGACTTCGAGATCAAGGGCGTCCACCCCGACAAGGTGCAACCCGTAGGCTTCGAGTTTGCCGAGGGCGATACCCACGCCTTCGTGGCCCTCGGCCCGGCCAACCACGTGGCCGTGGTGAACATGGAGAGCTATGAGGTCGAAGAATACATCCTCGTCGGCCGCCGGGTCTGGCACATGGACTTCTCGCCCGACAAATCGCAGCTCTTCACCACCAACGGCGTTTCCGGCGACGTGACGGTGATCGACGTCGCCTCCCGCGAGCCGATCAAGTCGATCAAGGTGGGCCGCTACCCCTGGGGCGCGGCTCTACGACCATAG
- a CDS encoding PQQ-dependent methanol/ethanol family dehydrogenase yields MNKFLMTAAVVGLLAGAGSATAQVTEEDLANDQASTGDVLTNGMGRHLQRYSPLETLNKENVKNLQPAWAFSLGGEKQRGQETQPLVHDGMMYITGSYSRLYAIDLKTGSEVWQYDARLPEGILPCCDVINRGGAIYGENIYFGTLDARLVALNLKTGDVVWNKKIEDYKAGYSYTAAPLIVDGKVIVGNSGGEFGIVGTVYAYDAENGDLIWTRPTIEGHMGTLNGEESTMTGELNASWPGDMWKTGGGATWLGGSYDIETDTLIFGAGNPAPWNSWLRDAGQNNDGSGDNLYAASRIAIDPSNGEIKWHFQTTPREGWDYDGVNEVVAYTDREGNKRYATADRNGFFYVLNREDGAFVSATPFVKDITWAEGIDENGRPIFNEANRPGNPAEAADGAKGEVVFSSPSFLGGKNWMPMAFSQKTGNFYVPSNEWGMDIWNEPITYKKGAAYLGSGFTIKPNYEDHIGSLKAIDPDTGEIKWEFKNDAPLWGGVMTTAGGLVFTGTPEGRFIAFDDETGEELWSFQTGSGIVGQPITWETDGEQYVSVISGWGGAVPLWGGEVAKKVNYLNQGGLLWTFRLPKELASAN; encoded by the coding sequence ATGAACAAGTTTTTGATGACGGCAGCCGTCGTCGGCCTGCTGGCTGGCGCAGGGAGCGCCACCGCGCAGGTGACCGAAGAAGACCTCGCCAATGACCAGGCCAGCACCGGCGACGTGCTCACCAACGGCATGGGGCGGCACCTTCAGCGCTACTCCCCGCTGGAGACGCTGAACAAGGAAAACGTGAAAAACCTGCAACCCGCCTGGGCCTTCTCGCTCGGCGGAGAAAAGCAGCGTGGGCAAGAGACCCAGCCGCTGGTGCATGACGGGATGATGTATATCACCGGCTCCTACTCGCGGCTCTACGCAATCGACCTCAAGACCGGCTCCGAGGTCTGGCAGTATGACGCCCGCCTGCCCGAGGGCATCCTGCCCTGCTGCGACGTGATCAACCGGGGCGGCGCGATCTACGGCGAAAACATCTATTTCGGCACGCTCGACGCGCGCCTCGTGGCGTTGAACCTCAAGACGGGTGACGTGGTCTGGAACAAGAAGATTGAAGACTACAAGGCCGGCTACAGCTACACCGCCGCCCCGCTGATCGTCGACGGCAAGGTCATCGTCGGCAACTCCGGCGGCGAGTTCGGCATCGTCGGCACCGTCTACGCCTATGACGCCGAGAACGGCGACCTGATCTGGACCCGCCCCACCATCGAGGGCCACATGGGCACGCTGAACGGTGAAGAGAGCACCATGACCGGCGAGCTGAATGCGAGCTGGCCCGGCGACATGTGGAAGACCGGCGGCGGCGCAACTTGGCTTGGCGGCTCGTATGACATCGAGACCGACACGCTGATCTTCGGCGCGGGCAACCCGGCCCCGTGGAACTCCTGGCTGCGCGACGCGGGCCAGAACAATGACGGTTCGGGCGACAACCTCTATGCCGCCAGCCGCATTGCCATCGACCCGTCGAACGGAGAGATCAAGTGGCACTTCCAGACCACGCCGCGCGAGGGCTGGGATTATGACGGCGTGAACGAGGTGGTGGCCTACACCGACCGCGAGGGCAACAAACGCTATGCGACAGCGGACCGCAACGGCTTCTTCTACGTGCTGAACCGTGAAGACGGCGCCTTTGTTTCTGCCACGCCCTTCGTGAAGGACATCACCTGGGCCGAAGGCATCGACGAGAACGGTCGCCCGATCTTCAACGAGGCCAACCGCCCGGGCAATCCTGCGGAGGCGGCGGATGGAGCCAAGGGCGAGGTCGTCTTCTCCTCCCCGTCCTTCCTCGGCGGCAAGAACTGGATGCCAATGGCCTTCTCCCAGAAGACCGGCAACTTCTACGTGCCCTCCAACGAGTGGGGCATGGATATCTGGAACGAGCCGATCACCTACAAGAAGGGCGCGGCCTACCTCGGCTCCGGCTTCACCATCAAGCCGAACTACGAGGACCACATCGGCTCCCTCAAGGCGATTGACCCCGACACCGGCGAGATCAAGTGGGAGTTCAAGAACGACGCGCCTCTCTGGGGCGGCGTGATGACCACCGCAGGTGGCCTCGTGTTCACCGGCACCCCCGAGGGCCGCTTCATCGCCTTTGACGACGAGACCGGCGAAGAGCTTTGGTCGTTCCAAACCGGCTCCGGCATCGTCGGCCAGCCGATCACCTGGGAGACCGATGGCGAGCAGTATGTCTCGGTCATCTCCGGCTGGGGCGGCGCCGTGCCGCTCTGGGGCGGTGAGGTTGCCAAGAAGGTGAACTACCTCAACCAAGGCGGCCTCCTCTGGACCTTCCGCCTGCCCAAGGAACTGGCCTCGGCGAACTAA
- a CDS encoding TRAP transporter permease, which yields MTETNDTWPLGQRIALTLAFILVVVGMINTMPEIAGLQDFAREVTGRPFFRVSGFPPEYFYPPVFFVMMLIVALNSSVFRAMKRDGAPRPWLGLMLDAGLIIAAFLGALGFLVEIDSVCLIDQITGERARLIQEAAERSAGVIPGMSFEAEVPACQARFGIWIIPLLFTIITLFFLYNVRVWGMPLVIVASVVVAYTVGTALIWIFDLSDNNFLLTKLGADGGDVRAAAIQKATNVFITPDGFMGRFMDIVVNQVFPYVILGALFGSSAGGTSLIKLAVRLTRRLRGGPAHAAIVSSAMFGTITGGPVTNVLSTGRLTIPMMRRNGFSPQFAGGVEAAASSGGQIMPPVMGVAAFVLVALTAVPYTKVITAAFLPAMAFFFSIFLAVMFQARREKVEAMRDIPDDLVMERHDWTNLIIIFLPILTILFLLLGNKDSFSEGILASILPRPVLQTIVNATGDAVSAGWWAVAVLIPLLFLDRDTRRKPSRVLTALGEGGILLSGLFLLLFAVSIISAFLNESGLTGELTRAVTSWLERAQVIRLFGLEIEIVGGVYLMLALFCAMLCAILLGMGMPTVPAYVNVALLLGPLLANLGVSFFTAHMFVFYFAVASAITPPVAIAAFAAASITKTEPMRTGIAAVRVGIVMFTIPFVFAWYPELLLIEEAVTVTDPNGQKALIEGYTGVVDWGAMSLLGLRLVLALYLIASALARYDRGALARWEVALRLLVAVLVMWKTLPVMLTGVALAALLLGFHAVQARRGEARALT from the coding sequence ATGACCGAGACGAACGACACATGGCCTCTGGGCCAAAGGATCGCGCTTACCCTCGCGTTCATCCTCGTGGTGGTGGGGATGATCAACACGATGCCCGAGATCGCCGGGCTTCAGGACTTTGCGCGGGAGGTGACGGGGCGGCCGTTTTTCCGGGTGTCGGGCTTTCCGCCCGAGTATTTTTATCCGCCAGTGTTCTTTGTGATGATGCTGATCGTCGCGCTCAACTCCAGCGTCTTCCGGGCGATGAAACGCGATGGCGCGCCGCGCCCGTGGCTGGGGCTGATGCTGGATGCCGGGCTGATCATCGCCGCTTTTCTCGGGGCGCTGGGCTTTCTGGTGGAGATCGACTCGGTCTGCCTGATCGACCAGATCACCGGTGAGCGGGCGCGGCTCATTCAGGAGGCGGCTGAACGGTCCGCCGGGGTTATTCCGGGCATGTCGTTCGAGGCCGAGGTGCCGGCCTGTCAGGCGCGGTTCGGGATCTGGATCATCCCGCTGCTCTTCACCATCATCACCCTGTTCTTCCTCTATAACGTGCGGGTCTGGGGGATGCCGCTGGTGATCGTGGCGAGCGTGGTGGTGGCCTATACGGTGGGCACCGCGCTGATCTGGATCTTCGATCTGTCAGACAACAACTTCCTCCTTACCAAGCTGGGGGCCGATGGCGGCGATGTGCGCGCGGCGGCGATCCAGAAGGCGACGAATGTGTTCATCACGCCCGATGGGTTCATGGGTCGGTTCATGGATATCGTCGTGAACCAGGTCTTTCCTTACGTGATCCTTGGTGCGCTCTTCGGCAGCAGCGCGGGCGGCACATCGCTGATCAAGCTGGCGGTGCGGCTCACCCGGCGGCTGCGCGGCGGGCCGGCGCATGCGGCGATTGTATCATCGGCGATGTTCGGCACCATCACCGGCGGGCCGGTGACCAATGTGCTCTCCACCGGGCGGCTGACGATCCCGATGATGCGGCGCAACGGCTTCTCGCCGCAGTTCGCGGGTGGGGTCGAGGCGGCGGCCTCCTCGGGCGGGCAGATCATGCCGCCGGTGATGGGGGTTGCGGCCTTCGTGCTCGTGGCGCTGACGGCAGTGCCCTACACAAAGGTCATCACCGCGGCCTTCCTGCCGGCGATGGCCTTCTTCTTCTCGATCTTCCTCGCCGTGATGTTCCAGGCCCGGCGCGAAAAGGTGGAGGCGATGCGCGACATCCCCGACGACCTCGTGATGGAGCGGCACGACTGGACCAACCTGATCATCATCTTCCTGCCGATCCTGACGATCCTCTTTCTGCTGCTCGGCAACAAGGACAGCTTCAGCGAGGGTATTCTCGCCAGCATCCTGCCGCGCCCGGTGTTGCAGACCATCGTGAATGCAACAGGTGATGCGGTATCTGCCGGGTGGTGGGCGGTGGCGGTGCTGATCCCTCTGCTCTTTCTTGACCGCGATACCCGGCGCAAACCGAGCCGCGTGCTGACCGCGCTGGGGGAGGGGGGCATCTTGCTTTCGGGGCTGTTCCTACTGCTCTTCGCGGTGTCGATCATCTCGGCCTTCCTCAACGAGAGCGGCCTGACCGGCGAGTTGACGCGCGCGGTGACCTCTTGGCTAGAACGGGCGCAGGTGATCCGGCTCTTCGGGCTGGAGATCGAGATCGTCGGCGGGGTCTACCTTATGCTGGCGCTGTTCTGCGCCATGCTCTGCGCAATCCTGCTCGGCATGGGCATGCCCACCGTGCCCGCCTATGTGAACGTCGCGCTGCTGCTCGGCCCGCTGCTGGCCAACCTCGGCGTCAGCTTCTTCACCGCGCATATGTTCGTCTTCTATTTCGCGGTGGCCTCGGCGATCACGCCGCCGGTGGCGATTGCCGCCTTTGCTGCCGCCTCGATCACCAAGACAGAGCCGATGCGCACGGGCATCGCGGCAGTGCGGGTCGGGATCGTGATGTTCACCATCCCCTTCGTCTTCGCGTGGTATCCCGAGTTGCTGCTGATCGAGGAGGCGGTGACCGTCACCGACCCGAACGGCCAGAAAGCGCTGATCGAGGGCTACACCGGCGTGGTCGACTGGGGCGCGATGAGCCTGCTGGGTCTCCGGCTGGTGTTGGCGCTCTACCTGATCGCCTCCGCGCTGGCCCGCTATGACCGGGGCGCTCTGGCGCGCTGGGAAGTCGCGCTGCGCCTTCTGGTGGCGGTGCTGGTGATGTGGAAGACTTTGCCCGTGATGCTGACGGGCGTGGCGCTGGCGGCGCTGCTGCTGGGCTTCCATGCCGTGCAGGCGCGCCGGGGCGAGGCGCGGGCGCTGACCTGA
- a CDS encoding cation:proton antiporter: MNLVLIITIIAALFVVIGAAEPLAARLRLPFSVILAVLGVMIGAGAIFFLRTELTDALNPVAEAILALPIRSNIFIYVFLPTLLFQATLGMNLRRMVDDWVPILVLAVVAVVVATLSVGFALSWASSLPLAACLLIGAIVSTTDPSAVVSIFRSISAPRRLARIIEGESLLNDAAAIALFGLFMGFVMLGIPDPELGDALAQFPKLILGGAFVGWLMARIAVWVMALFSRHELAQITLSVALPYLAYIVAEQSIGASGVIATVVAGMTLNLTAPGRLPPQAWANMRELWGVLAHWSGALIFILAALLIPRLLEEVRLEDVLLVGVVIVAAVAARAAILFGLLPLLTRLRVSPAVDRPYRVAILWGGLRGAVTLALALAVTESFRVPDGIQRLVGILATGFTLFTLIVQGSSLRWVISRLGLDRLTPLDEALSRQVVAVALQTVREDVAKTTENYELNRDIVRGEAKRFGERLDAAVKAAEDSVDILDRDRVALGLIALAGHERDTILHRVRERTISARMAEQVLSNADRLIEGARTQGRSGYQRAARRAVAYGPAFRAAVFLHGRLSMPWPLSQLTADRFELLLSQRLVLRDLGGFIDRRVRRIHGRRVAELLNELLARRIEGVETALEGLQLQYPGYAEEMEQRFIRRTALRLEEREYAVMREDGLIGAEVYTALVQQLAGRRAAAERRPSLDIAARRSTLVRQFPLFADLDDAALKRLGRALRTRYVNAGEVIVRKDSAARSVFFIASGAVEVETAGQSSRLGRGEMFGHMALMAERRLRTEVRAIAPTTLLVLSEDRFEGLMNRSSAIREAVRESSEQQSA; the protein is encoded by the coding sequence ATGAACCTTGTCCTGATCATCACGATCATCGCCGCGCTCTTCGTGGTCATCGGCGCCGCCGAGCCGCTGGCGGCGCGGCTGCGGCTGCCGTTCAGCGTGATCCTCGCTGTGCTGGGCGTGATGATCGGCGCGGGGGCAATCTTCTTTCTACGCACGGAGCTGACAGATGCGTTGAACCCGGTGGCCGAGGCGATCCTCGCGCTGCCGATCCGGTCGAACATCTTCATCTACGTTTTCCTGCCGACGCTGCTGTTTCAGGCCACGCTGGGCATGAACCTGCGGCGCATGGTGGACGATTGGGTGCCGATCCTCGTGCTGGCCGTGGTGGCGGTGGTCGTCGCCACGCTGAGCGTGGGGTTCGCCCTGTCGTGGGCCAGCTCATTACCGCTCGCGGCTTGCTTGCTGATCGGCGCCATCGTCTCCACCACCGACCCGTCTGCCGTGGTCTCGATCTTCCGCTCGATCTCGGCGCCGCGACGGCTGGCGCGGATCATCGAGGGTGAGAGCCTGCTGAACGACGCCGCTGCCATCGCGCTCTTCGGGTTGTTCATGGGCTTCGTGATGCTGGGCATCCCTGACCCGGAACTGGGCGACGCACTGGCGCAATTTCCCAAATTGATCCTCGGCGGGGCCTTCGTGGGCTGGCTGATGGCGCGCATCGCGGTCTGGGTCATGGCGCTCTTCAGCCGGCATGAACTGGCGCAGATCACCCTTTCGGTCGCGCTACCCTACCTTGCCTACATCGTCGCCGAGCAGAGCATCGGTGCCTCGGGCGTAATCGCCACGGTGGTCGCCGGGATGACGCTGAACCTCACCGCGCCGGGGCGGTTGCCACCGCAGGCCTGGGCCAACATGCGCGAGCTCTGGGGCGTGCTGGCGCATTGGTCGGGCGCGCTGATCTTTATTCTCGCCGCCCTGCTGATCCCGCGCCTCTTGGAGGAGGTGCGGCTGGAAGATGTGCTGCTGGTGGGCGTGGTCATTGTGGCGGCAGTGGCGGCGCGCGCGGCAATCCTTTTTGGGCTTTTGCCACTGCTCACCCGGCTTCGGGTTTCGCCCGCGGTGGACCGGCCCTACCGGGTTGCGATCCTCTGGGGCGGGCTGCGCGGAGCGGTGACGCTGGCGCTGGCGCTGGCGGTGACCGAGAGCTTCCGGGTGCCTGATGGCATCCAGCGGCTGGTTGGCATTCTGGCGACCGGTTTCACGCTCTTCACCCTCATCGTGCAGGGCTCCTCGCTGCGCTGGGTGATCTCGCGGCTGGGGCTCGACCGGCTCACCCCGCTGGACGAGGCGCTCTCACGGCAGGTGGTTGCCGTGGCGTTGCAGACCGTGCGGGAGGATGTGGCCAAAACCACCGAGAACTACGAGCTGAACCGCGACATCGTGCGCGGTGAGGCCAAGCGGTTTGGCGAGCGGCTGGATGCGGCGGTGAAGGCGGCGGAAGACAGCGTGGATATTCTGGACCGCGACCGCGTGGCGCTGGGGCTGATCGCGCTGGCCGGGCACGAACGAGACACCATTCTGCACCGTGTGCGCGAGCGGACGATCTCGGCACGGATGGCCGAACAGGTGCTCTCGAACGCCGACCGGCTGATCGAAGGCGCACGCACGCAGGGCCGCAGCGGATACCAGCGTGCGGCGCGGCGGGCGGTTGCCTACGGACCGGCCTTCCGCGCGGCGGTGTTTCTGCATGGCCGCCTGTCGATGCCATGGCCACTTTCGCAACTGACGGCAGACCGCTTCGAGTTGCTGCTTTCGCAACGGCTCGTGCTGCGCGATCTGGGCGGGTTCATCGACCGGCGGGTGCGCCGCATTCATGGCCGCCGGGTGGCTGAGTTGCTCAACGAGCTTCTGGCGCGGCGGATCGAAGGGGTCGAGACCGCTCTGGAGGGGCTGCAATTGCAGTATCCCGGTTATGCCGAAGAGATGGAGCAACGGTTCATCCGCCGCACGGCACTGCGGCTGGAGGAGCGCGAATATGCCGTCATGCGCGAGGACGGGCTGATCGGGGCCGAGGTGTATACTGCGCTGGTGCAGCAACTCGCCGGGCGCCGCGCCGCCGCAGAGCGCCGCCCCTCGCTCGATATCGCCGCCCGCCGCTCCACTCTGGTGCGCCAGTTTCCGCTCTTCGCGGACCTCGACGATGCGGCGCTCAAACGGCTCGGGCGGGCACTACGAACGCGCTACGTAAACGCTGGCGAGGTGATCGTGCGCAAGGACAGCGCGGCGCGCAGCGTGTTCTTCATCGCTTCGGGTGCGGTGGAGGTCGAGACGGCGGGCCAGAGCTCGCGCCTCGGGCGTGGTGAGATGTTCGGCCATATGGCCCTGATGGCCGAGCGGCGGTTGCGTACAGAGGTGCGGGCCATCGCGCCGACCACGCTGCTGGTGCTGAGCGAAGACAGGTTCGAGGGGCTGATGAACCGCAGTTCCGCCATCCGCGAAGCCGTGCGGGAGAGCAGCGAACAGCAGAGCGCGTGA
- a CDS encoding MarR family winged helix-turn-helix transcriptional regulator — protein MADRGKLSPEAIRERRAHEELNVFSRLPAVYAASRKQGQQFLQRGGGISIVEWRTLWDLCEAGPMTIRDLAAIQRADHSLLSRALPDMRDKGFVTMTRDEADKRQTVVEVTGKGRAAYEVAAPVMARRRAALRESMTEDEIRAFITLLTKLEDFLHTPADQLLERETHQ, from the coding sequence ATGGCTGACAGAGGAAAATTGTCCCCTGAGGCGATCAGGGAGCGGCGTGCGCATGAAGAGCTCAACGTCTTCTCGCGCCTGCCCGCCGTCTATGCTGCCTCGCGCAAGCAGGGGCAGCAGTTCTTGCAACGCGGTGGCGGCATCTCGATCGTCGAGTGGCGCACGCTCTGGGATCTGTGCGAGGCCGGGCCGATGACGATCCGCGATCTTGCCGCGATCCAGCGCGCCGATCACTCCCTGCTCAGCCGCGCCCTCCCCGACATGCGCGACAAGGGTTTCGTCACCATGACCCGCGACGAGGCCGACAAGCGGCAAACCGTGGTCGAGGTCACGGGCAAGGGCCGCGCCGCCTATGAGGTCGCCGCCCCCGTCATGGCCCGCCGCCGCGCCGCGCTGCGCGAAAGCATGACCGAAGACGAGATCCGCGCCTTCATCACCCTGCTGACCAAGCTCGAAGATTTCCTGCATACCCCGGCGGACCAGCTGCTGGAGAGAGAGACGCATCAATGA